A window from Populus trichocarpa isolate Nisqually-1 chromosome 3, P.trichocarpa_v4.1, whole genome shotgun sequence encodes these proteins:
- the LOC7463569 gene encoding arabinogalactan protein 13 — MEAMKMKVFAVLMVVLMAFSTMQKATAANAPAPSPTSDATIFVPTFLASFVALAFGFFL, encoded by the coding sequence ATGGAGGCAATGAAAATGAAGGTCTTTGCTGTCTTGATGGTGGTCTTGATGGCCTTTTCAACCATGCAAAAGGCAACAGCTGCCAATGCACCAGCACCAAGCCCAACATCTGATGCCACCATCTTTGTTCCCACATTCCTGGCATCGTTTGTTGCTCTTGCTTTTGGGTTCTTCCTTTGA